From one Peredibacter starrii genomic stretch:
- a CDS encoding DUF748 domain-containing protein, producing the protein MRFFFHRPKPFYKRTWFFIVFLILGFMVALRMILPSLMVAVANNRLKKESPNFSFHIDDIDLAIIKGKYTIEGITGTMKSNGQQFMSISSVNADVPWKNIFDGKIITDIVVNRMNVTASQKLIDTAKKEKTRIKELLAEKKKEDKDKDEDDKKKESRLNVKVFKLNDSNITIQDLLSFKGKETRTISNINVIASNLTPSDKNPVTNFVMTADVFGPAPLKVGGIATLKTEPLQWDVNSELKKFDLRTLNPLVREKVKAYIHKGKLDLYAEAKSQMGKIEGYVKPFVSKFKMDTPEGGFDFKGSAAKEGGNLVKLLLTDSEAKTLATVFPFTFTNKMKYEIIPPLKKAVEHKAKQNIKPGIENRIQLEDGEAHHGIREAQEEKPKK; encoded by the coding sequence ATGCGTTTTTTCTTTCATCGTCCTAAACCATTTTATAAGCGCACCTGGTTCTTCATTGTTTTTTTGATTCTGGGTTTTATGGTCGCTTTGAGAATGATCCTACCTTCACTGATGGTCGCTGTGGCCAATAATCGATTAAAAAAAGAATCCCCTAATTTCTCATTTCATATAGATGATATCGATCTGGCCATTATTAAAGGTAAATACACGATTGAAGGGATAACAGGAACGATGAAGTCAAACGGCCAGCAGTTTATGAGCATTAGTTCCGTGAATGCAGATGTACCATGGAAAAATATCTTCGATGGGAAAATCATTACTGATATTGTTGTGAATCGCATGAATGTAACCGCTTCTCAAAAACTTATCGATACGGCAAAAAAAGAAAAAACGCGAATTAAAGAACTCCTGGCGGAAAAAAAGAAAGAGGACAAGGACAAGGACGAAGATGATAAAAAGAAAGAGTCTCGGTTGAATGTTAAAGTCTTTAAACTGAATGATTCTAATATAACGATCCAGGATCTTCTTAGCTTCAAAGGAAAAGAAACGAGAACGATTTCGAACATCAATGTTATTGCGTCTAATCTCACTCCCTCAGATAAAAATCCAGTCACAAACTTTGTGATGACGGCCGATGTATTTGGTCCTGCGCCTTTGAAGGTCGGAGGAATCGCAACTCTTAAAACTGAGCCTTTGCAATGGGACGTGAATAGTGAGCTCAAGAAATTTGATCTACGAACTCTCAATCCGTTAGTGAGAGAGAAAGTTAAGGCCTATATCCATAAGGGTAAGTTGGATCTTTATGCAGAGGCAAAATCCCAGATGGGGAAAATTGAAGGTTATGTGAAACCTTTTGTGAGTAAATTCAAAATGGACACTCCAGAGGGTGGATTTGATTTTAAAGGTTCCGCTGCTAAAGAGGGTGGGAATCTGGTGAAGCTACTCCTGACTGATTCAGAGGCCAAGACCCTTGCGACCGTCTTTCCTTTTACTTTTACGAACAAAATGAAATATGAAATTATTCCGCCGCTTAAAAAAGCGGTTGAACATAAGGCCAAGCAAAACATCAAACCCGGCATCGAGAACAGAATTCAGTTAGAAGATGGTGAAGCACATCATGGAATCCGAGAGGCCCAGGAAGAGAAGCCGAAGAAATAA
- a CDS encoding PepSY-associated TM helix domain-containing protein, producing MSKKKLYKVHKIAGLTLGFFIFLLALSGVFITFRAEIMPMVYPEFHVTPGLKELPVETLLFNSKEHLGDTKLITNLYTAEDKESAYLVLFKDPEAALPGILAINPYTGKITGEMAAWQNAFAVMLFFHANFFLGKFGGYLVGLLGVVLMFFVISGVYIWLPKHGTSAKLKRLLTFKSKNQPQNIHHGIGLVLGLPIFISAITGFLTIFDLLYPVGKMINKDPAYVEELVKQGTCNFRREVQALNILSEKQRENLISIHLCGKKNSLVKATYGLHDRHFLLGYGRILIDAETNEIVQTFNSATDPKSWNIKRLIVFPIHSGEYFGTPGRVINLITGLGLMAVFCSGVWLSVKRRRKLSPTLEESGTLEN from the coding sequence ATGAGTAAGAAGAAGCTCTATAAAGTTCACAAAATTGCAGGTCTTACCCTGGGATTTTTTATTTTCCTCCTCGCCTTAAGTGGTGTCTTCATCACGTTCCGCGCTGAGATCATGCCCATGGTTTATCCAGAGTTCCATGTAACTCCAGGGCTTAAAGAACTTCCGGTAGAGACTCTTCTTTTTAATTCGAAAGAACACTTGGGTGATACCAAGCTCATCACGAATCTTTATACTGCCGAAGACAAGGAATCTGCTTACCTCGTTCTCTTTAAAGATCCTGAGGCCGCACTTCCTGGAATTCTTGCCATCAATCCTTATACCGGAAAAATCACCGGCGAAATGGCGGCCTGGCAAAATGCTTTTGCCGTTATGCTCTTTTTCCACGCGAACTTCTTCTTAGGGAAATTTGGTGGCTACCTGGTTGGACTCTTAGGTGTAGTTCTGATGTTTTTCGTTATCTCCGGAGTTTATATTTGGCTCCCGAAGCACGGAACTTCCGCAAAGCTCAAGCGTTTACTTACTTTTAAGAGTAAAAACCAACCTCAAAACATCCACCATGGGATTGGTTTGGTTTTAGGTCTTCCTATATTTATCAGTGCGATTACTGGATTTCTCACGATCTTTGATCTTCTTTACCCAGTGGGGAAAATGATCAATAAGGATCCGGCATACGTTGAAGAACTGGTGAAACAAGGAACATGTAACTTCCGTCGTGAAGTTCAGGCCCTGAATATTCTTTCAGAAAAACAAAGGGAAAATCTCATTTCGATTCACCTGTGCGGGAAAAAGAACTCGCTAGTGAAAGCGACTTACGGCCTTCACGACCGCCATTTCCTTTTGGGTTATGGACGAATTCTGATTGATGCTGAAACAAATGAAATAGTTCAGACCTTTAATTCAGCGACAGATCCGAAAAGTTGGAACATTAAGCGCCTGATCGTATTCCCGATTCACTCTGGTGAATATTTCGGAACGCCAGGTAGAGTAATCAATCTTATTACTGGTCTGGGTCTTATGGCCGTATTCTGTTCGGGAGTTTGGTTGTCAGTGAAGAGAAGAAGAAAATTGTCCCCAACTCTAGAAGAGTCAGGGACATTAGAAAATTAG
- a CDS encoding IucA/IucC family protein, translating to MIKTWNTVNQELVAKSIGELTFEEVLRPEPNGTHFEFTTKSGVNYRFEGWKTVWEYLRVKPSTLMRNGESVVSAAQFFCDIQPETGMNDITLGNFFEEMHNTLYSDTKLKHKNANALVKELAHWSGEKIQTILNGHPKILLNKGRVGWNTEDLDRYSPEAHQPFKLFWIAVKNELLNVNLAPGMTAEKILEESFDANDLQAFKSTLISKAIDSNFTVLPVHPWQWKRYIQIQFAADIAAGSLIPVGEYGDDYCPQISIRTLSNVSRPERMDVKLPLSILNTSCIRGLPAKHVEMGPSLSANLEALCHTDETLKDIVILKEAAGMTFVHPGYKKVEKAPYRYHEFLGAVYRESSMSKIAANEKAILTASLFHQDENGHSLIGEYIRASGLSSELWLRSLFETVVVPLYHLQLKYGVGLVAHGQNIVLILKDHRPHRMILKDFHGDMRLLNELPEVSQKFFSALQKDITKLPPHYLIHDLITGHFVTVLRFISAVMKESEDMEEGRFYGILSDVIELYKKSHQVEVDSQIDLLQPQISRVLLNKVRFNIGYGDSDARPLPILGSPLNNPLVKQASQL from the coding sequence GTGATCAAAACCTGGAACACTGTTAATCAGGAGCTGGTAGCAAAATCCATCGGTGAACTTACCTTTGAGGAAGTGCTACGTCCTGAACCAAATGGCACTCACTTCGAATTTACCACGAAGTCTGGAGTGAATTACCGTTTCGAGGGATGGAAGACCGTATGGGAATACCTACGTGTTAAACCATCTACACTTATGAGAAATGGCGAATCGGTTGTAAGTGCTGCCCAGTTCTTTTGTGACATCCAGCCTGAAACTGGAATGAATGATATTACCTTGGGGAATTTCTTCGAGGAAATGCACAATACACTTTATAGCGATACTAAGCTTAAACATAAAAATGCCAATGCCTTGGTGAAAGAACTAGCTCATTGGAGTGGTGAGAAGATTCAAACCATTCTCAATGGCCATCCAAAAATCCTTTTGAACAAGGGTCGTGTTGGATGGAACACTGAAGACCTTGATAGATATTCACCTGAGGCCCATCAACCATTTAAACTTTTCTGGATCGCAGTTAAGAATGAACTTCTTAATGTGAATCTTGCTCCAGGCATGACAGCTGAGAAGATTTTGGAAGAAAGTTTCGACGCTAACGATCTTCAAGCATTCAAGTCCACTCTGATAAGTAAGGCAATTGATTCCAACTTCACGGTTCTGCCGGTTCACCCTTGGCAGTGGAAACGTTATATACAGATCCAGTTCGCGGCCGATATTGCCGCCGGCTCCCTTATCCCGGTTGGTGAATATGGAGATGACTACTGTCCTCAGATTTCCATTCGCACACTTTCAAACGTTTCTCGTCCTGAAAGAATGGATGTGAAGCTGCCCCTCAGTATTCTCAATACTTCATGCATCCGTGGTCTTCCTGCTAAGCATGTTGAAATGGGTCCTTCCCTTTCAGCAAACCTCGAGGCCCTGTGCCATACAGATGAAACGCTGAAAGATATTGTGATCTTGAAAGAAGCGGCCGGTATGACTTTTGTACATCCAGGCTACAAGAAAGTGGAAAAGGCCCCTTACCGCTATCATGAGTTTTTGGGTGCTGTTTACCGCGAAAGTTCGATGAGTAAAATCGCCGCCAATGAAAAGGCGATCCTCACTGCAAGTCTTTTCCATCAAGATGAAAATGGGCATTCCCTTATTGGTGAATATATCCGTGCTTCTGGTCTGAGTTCTGAGCTATGGCTTCGCTCGCTTTTTGAAACTGTTGTGGTTCCTCTATATCATTTACAGCTTAAATATGGTGTCGGTCTGGTTGCTCACGGTCAGAACATTGTGCTGATTCTAAAAGATCACCGCCCTCATCGTATGATCTTAAAAGACTTCCATGGTGACATGAGACTTTTAAATGAACTCCCAGAAGTGAGCCAAAAGTTTTTTAGCGCTCTTCAAAAAGATATTACTAAGCTTCCTCCTCACTATCTCATTCATGATCTTATTACTGGTCACTTTGTGACGGTGTTGAGATTCATATCCGCCGTCATGAAAGAAAGTGAAGACATGGAAGAAGGCCGTTTCTACGGCATTCTTTCAGATGTAATCGAACTTTATAAAAAATCCCATCAGGTCGAAGTCGATTCACAAATTGATTTACTTCAACCGCAGATTAGTCGTGTGCTCTTGAACAAAGTCCGATTCAATATCGGTTACGGCGATTCAGATGCCCGTCCTCTTCCAATCTTGGGTTCACCTCTCAATAACCCTTTAGTTAAACAAGCGAGTCAATTATGA
- a CDS encoding porin: MRKSIGAIALLSSSLVFAQTTVETAEKKDKNPAPFALKTPDFKIEPYAQLQGWAVYSMDRSAQNDGDVALDKTDPRLNLFFRRARLGFRGKPYKNLSYQISMYYDNAGHDSQASTRATTLPATSSNGSTSGGPATVGIWDSILSWKVADNSDMYHVTFGYFRPQISRESITAAFNVNSFEKAPSQNYVRQAVIGRGFGRGTGINVGGMSEGGFNYNVGVFNKVTTGEVVPTGGSGTTLGETQGSDSASLVYVGRAAWNFGDKEMDKYGLSYNINYFGKRKGLTVAINGSSQDRTPKYSANDVIGGDILFNWGAWQIDGEFFYIYKKNRGEKDYARARTGHLRGGYNFFLNNGTVLEPAVMVSGFYGEQGSDYTGRDLTVDVGLNWYLDQNRYKFYVHYVKQDGDGNNLVHKEPTGTAPAGLTSGFDYGDYAGVGLTLQI; encoded by the coding sequence ATGCGTAAATCGATTGGTGCTATCGCCTTGTTATCGTCTTCGTTAGTCTTCGCTCAGACCACTGTAGAAACAGCAGAAAAGAAAGATAAAAATCCCGCGCCCTTCGCGCTCAAAACGCCTGATTTTAAGATTGAACCATATGCCCAGTTACAAGGGTGGGCTGTGTATTCAATGGATCGCTCCGCCCAAAATGACGGTGATGTGGCCTTGGATAAAACTGATCCTCGTTTGAATCTTTTCTTCCGTCGAGCTCGACTTGGATTCAGAGGAAAGCCTTATAAGAATTTAAGTTATCAAATCAGTATGTACTACGATAACGCTGGTCATGATTCTCAAGCATCAACACGTGCTACGACTCTTCCCGCAACTTCAAGTAATGGTTCAACATCAGGTGGTCCCGCAACTGTAGGTATTTGGGATTCCATCCTTAGTTGGAAGGTTGCAGATAACTCAGACATGTATCACGTTACTTTTGGTTATTTCCGTCCGCAAATTTCTCGTGAAAGTATCACTGCGGCCTTTAACGTTAACTCATTTGAAAAAGCTCCTTCTCAAAACTACGTAAGACAAGCAGTCATCGGTCGCGGCTTCGGTCGTGGAACTGGTATCAACGTAGGTGGTATGTCAGAGGGTGGGTTCAACTATAACGTGGGTGTGTTCAACAAAGTTACAACAGGTGAAGTTGTTCCAACTGGTGGTAGTGGGACAACATTAGGTGAGACCCAAGGTTCAGATTCAGCTTCTTTAGTATACGTGGGTCGTGCTGCCTGGAACTTTGGTGACAAAGAAATGGATAAGTATGGCCTTAGCTACAACATTAACTATTTCGGTAAGCGTAAAGGTCTAACAGTTGCAATTAATGGTTCTTCTCAAGATAGAACGCCTAAATACTCTGCTAACGATGTAATCGGTGGAGATATTCTTTTTAACTGGGGCGCTTGGCAGATAGATGGAGAGTTCTTCTATATTTATAAAAAGAACAGAGGTGAAAAGGACTACGCTCGTGCTCGTACCGGTCACTTACGTGGTGGTTATAACTTTTTCTTAAATAACGGAACAGTTCTTGAACCAGCAGTTATGGTGAGTGGATTCTATGGTGAACAAGGTTCAGATTACACCGGGCGTGATTTAACAGTAGACGTTGGTCTTAACTGGTACCTGGATCAAAATAGATACAAATTTTATGTCCACTACGTGAAACAAGATGGCGATGGTAACAACTTAGTTCATAAGGAGCCAACAGGTACTGCGCCAGCTGGTCTGACAAGTGGTTTTGACTACGGCGATTACGCTGGTGTTGGTCTAACTCTTCAAATCTAA
- a CDS encoding LysR family transcriptional regulator: MLNDSQLEAFYTVAMEGSFTRASEILHLSQPALSRRLQSLEETVEFTLFDRTPQGVELTEAGKKLLMYVKNKKALEQDALLDIRGEARDSLSGLIRIASNSSILEQVVMPALAPFLLEHPQVQVEFSVKPNSVLDEMLNYSKTDIIISNLENDRKDVVQFLMGEEEFICIESSTLQGRSHVYLDANPNDTTTEDFFKNQTNAPKKIHRSFMHDENGILKGVQLGLGRAIKPRHTLKELKNLKIVRGFTSLKKPVYLRHSKKQFFTRLEKSVIEVLQKEIPKFFK; encoded by the coding sequence ATGTTGAATGACTCTCAATTAGAGGCCTTTTACACAGTGGCAATGGAGGGAAGCTTCACTCGAGCTTCAGAAATCCTCCACTTGTCCCAACCCGCACTTTCGCGCAGACTTCAGTCTCTTGAAGAAACAGTTGAGTTCACCCTTTTTGATCGCACTCCACAGGGAGTAGAGCTTACCGAGGCCGGTAAGAAGCTCTTGATGTATGTGAAAAATAAAAAGGCCCTGGAGCAAGACGCTCTTCTGGATATTAGAGGAGAGGCCCGCGATTCACTTTCAGGTTTGATCCGAATTGCCTCCAACTCATCCATTCTTGAACAAGTTGTTATGCCGGCCTTGGCGCCGTTTCTTTTAGAGCATCCTCAAGTCCAGGTGGAGTTTAGTGTTAAACCAAATTCTGTTTTGGATGAAATGCTGAACTATTCGAAGACAGACATTATTATTTCAAATTTAGAGAACGATAGAAAAGATGTGGTTCAGTTTCTCATGGGAGAGGAAGAGTTTATTTGTATTGAGAGCTCAACGCTGCAAGGGCGCTCTCATGTTTATCTGGACGCCAATCCTAACGATACCACGACAGAAGATTTTTTTAAGAACCAAACGAATGCCCCTAAGAAGATTCATCGAAGCTTCATGCACGATGAGAATGGAATTCTAAAGGGTGTACAGCTTGGTTTAGGTCGAGCGATCAAACCTCGTCATACTTTGAAAGAGCTTAAAAATTTGAAAATCGTGCGTGGGTTTACATCGCTTAAAAAACCGGTGTATCTCCGTCATAGTAAAAAACAATTTTTTACTCGTCTGGAAAAGTCTGTCATTGAGGTTCTTCAAAAAGAGATTCCCAAGTTTTTCAAATAA
- a CDS encoding lysine N(6)-hydroxylase/L-ornithine N(5)-oxygenase family protein: MSQHYHLIGVGIGPFHLSLAALLDKVKDHEVKFFDQKPHFQWHPELLFNDADMQTSYLKDLVTAVDPTSPHSFLNYLVQNGLFYTFMNTNRKVITRCEFELYCQWVSKNIRGPLAFNSSVQDIEFVDNKFVVTTNGETHTSTHLSIATGLTPRIPEFSKPFLGTSVFHAKSPLLMSQDFTNKKVLIIGGGQTGVEIFRNGIQGKWGKPAEIKLFSRRQNLEPLDESPFTNEYFNPKYVEQFFAIDHKEKAGIVQSQKLASDGNTPQYLELLYNDLYRLNHIEKNTQLAKILPKRTLIGIEKNAAGGYKAIFDNSFLYEKESFDADIIILSTGFVSTLPPVLNKIKHLLELDTEQRFKLDRSFRVKWKGPAENKIYALNFSRHLHGIAEPQTSLMAWRSATIINDLMDKEIYKPQEVVPTFIQYGRE, from the coding sequence ATGAGTCAGCACTATCATTTAATTGGTGTTGGTATCGGTCCATTCCATCTCTCACTAGCTGCCCTATTAGATAAGGTCAAAGATCATGAAGTTAAGTTCTTCGATCAAAAACCACATTTCCAATGGCATCCGGAACTTTTATTCAATGATGCTGATATGCAGACTTCTTATTTAAAAGATCTGGTGACGGCGGTTGATCCTACAAGCCCTCATTCTTTTTTAAATTATCTGGTTCAAAACGGGCTTTTCTATACGTTCATGAACACTAACCGCAAGGTCATCACTCGTTGTGAATTTGAGCTCTATTGCCAATGGGTAAGTAAAAATATTCGTGGTCCACTTGCTTTCAACTCTTCGGTCCAGGACATTGAGTTCGTAGACAATAAATTTGTAGTTACGACAAATGGAGAGACCCACACTTCTACGCACCTCTCGATTGCCACTGGTCTAACTCCAAGAATTCCAGAATTCTCTAAACCTTTTCTGGGCACGAGCGTTTTCCACGCAAAGTCCCCTCTTCTAATGTCTCAAGACTTCACAAATAAGAAAGTTTTGATCATTGGTGGTGGTCAAACTGGTGTGGAAATTTTCCGTAACGGAATTCAGGGCAAATGGGGAAAACCGGCCGAGATTAAACTTTTCTCGCGTCGCCAGAACCTTGAGCCACTAGATGAATCTCCATTTACGAATGAATACTTCAACCCAAAGTATGTTGAGCAGTTCTTTGCCATTGATCATAAAGAGAAGGCCGGCATCGTTCAGAGTCAAAAACTCGCTTCAGATGGAAATACTCCTCAGTATCTTGAGCTTCTTTACAATGATCTTTACCGTTTGAATCACATTGAAAAGAACACTCAGCTTGCGAAGATCCTGCCGAAACGAACACTGATTGGAATTGAGAAAAACGCTGCTGGTGGATATAAAGCAATCTTCGATAACAGCTTCCTTTACGAGAAGGAAAGCTTTGACGCTGATATCATCATTTTAAGCACAGGCTTTGTCTCGACACTCCCTCCTGTCTTAAATAAGATTAAGCATCTTTTGGAGCTTGATACTGAACAACGGTTCAAACTTGACCGCTCTTTCCGTGTGAAATGGAAAGGCCCTGCGGAAAACAAGATTTACGCCCTAAACTTCAGTCGTCACCTTCACGGGATCGCAGAGCCTCAAACCAGTCTTATGGCCTGGAGATCTGCAACTATTATTAACGATCTGATGGATAAAGAGATTTATAAACCACAAGAAGTGGTTCCTACGTTTATCCAGTACGGAAGAGAATGA
- a CDS encoding EamA family transporter encodes MLLPVALTVFSSAIYHFMLKQASNKSPFLILFWSYGIAAIVCLALIFFNEQQLKFSLPFKDRPYLPFILALALIGIELGYLASYKSGGKIGQVSMMTQMVSLVVMLTLGFILAKEPLTFKKAFGAVTALFSFFLLSRP; translated from the coding sequence ATGTTACTACCAGTAGCACTCACCGTATTTTCTTCTGCAATTTACCACTTCATGCTGAAGCAAGCGAGCAACAAATCGCCATTTCTAATCTTATTCTGGTCTTACGGAATTGCGGCCATAGTATGTCTCGCCTTAATATTTTTTAACGAGCAACAACTTAAATTTAGTCTTCCCTTTAAAGACCGTCCTTATCTTCCGTTTATTTTGGCACTCGCTTTAATCGGGATTGAATTAGGTTACCTTGCTTCTTATAAGAGCGGTGGAAAGATCGGACAAGTTTCGATGATGACCCAAATGGTTTCTTTGGTGGTGATGCTGACCTTAGGATTTATTCTTGCGAAAGAGCCGCTGACGTTTAAAAAGGCATTCGGTGCAGTCACCGCTCTTTTTAGTTTCTTTTTACTGTCGAGACCTTGA
- a CDS encoding NAD(P)H-binding protein: MIAVICGATGLVGSHLIHKLLDDSRIKEVVSVSRSSLRITSSKLKEVICSDFKDLSIKAHELKGDIYFCCLGTTIKTAGSQEKFRAVDYNAVLEFGKIAKSHDAKSFVVISAEGANARSKIFYSRVKGEVEEALKNLNLNHLVIMRPSLLMGERKEFRLGEKIAINVMNGVGKYLPDGIRKRAMTSVDVLASRMLEEAIQSTRPVSVIGAIQI, from the coding sequence ATGATTGCTGTTATTTGTGGTGCCACTGGTTTAGTTGGATCTCACCTCATTCATAAACTTCTGGATGATTCACGCATTAAGGAAGTGGTTTCTGTTTCCCGATCGTCACTCCGGATTACTTCAAGCAAATTGAAAGAAGTCATCTGTTCTGATTTTAAAGATCTTTCAATCAAGGCCCATGAGCTCAAGGGGGATATTTATTTCTGCTGTCTTGGAACTACGATTAAAACGGCCGGGAGTCAGGAAAAATTTCGGGCAGTAGATTACAATGCGGTTTTAGAATTTGGGAAAATAGCCAAATCCCATGATGCCAAGTCCTTCGTTGTTATTTCAGCGGAAGGCGCCAATGCCCGTTCTAAGATCTTTTACTCCCGAGTAAAAGGTGAGGTGGAAGAAGCACTGAAAAATTTAAATCTCAATCATCTCGTTATTATGCGACCTAGTCTCCTCATGGGGGAGAGAAAAGAATTTCGTTTGGGCGAGAAAATTGCCATCAATGTTATGAATGGTGTTGGCAAATATCTGCCTGATGGAATCAGGAAGCGGGCCATGACATCTGTCGATGTGTTGGCCAGTCGCATGCTGGAAGAAGCCATTCAAAGTACGAGACCTGTCTCAGTTATTGGTGCGATCCAAATTTAA